A single genomic interval of Salmo trutta chromosome 13, fSalTru1.1, whole genome shotgun sequence harbors:
- the LOC115206781 gene encoding sodium/potassium-transporting ATPase subunit gamma, translating into MIPKRQKEAHLRGSHIARGAFQHHRHSHRPAIMSAAGAPEYDPDAEFVYDYQTLRIGGLTFVAVIMILSVLLLASNKIRRCGKPRETKVEEKPLA; encoded by the exons ATGATTCCAAAG AGACAGAAGGAGGCACACCTGAGAGGATCTCACATAGCCAGAGGAGCCTTCCAACACCACAG ACACTCACACAGACCAGCCATCATGTCCGCCGCCGGAG cTCCTGAGTATGACCCTGATGCAGAATTTGTGTACG ACTACCAAACTCTTCGTATTGGAGGTCTGACCTTCGTTGCAGTCATCATGATCCTGTCTGTTCTCCTGCTGGCCA GCAACAAAATCCGCAGGTGTGGAAAGCCCAGG GAAACAAAGGTTGAAGAGAAGCCCCTAGCGTAG
- the LOC115205967 gene encoding FXYD domain-containing ion transport regulator 6 isoform X2 encodes METVLFFLFSLLVYVADGEKEKKEVDPFVYDYHSLRICGLVFGVVLFALGILLILSRKCRCCPNQEKKPKAPGDEEATAETLIVSKAKEPEPEPEPEAKAEN; translated from the exons ATGGAAACTGTTCTGTTCTTCCTCTTTTCACTCCTGGTGTATGTGGCTG ATGGTGAAAAGGAGAAGAAAGAGGTGGACCCATTTGTCTATG actatcATAGCCTGCGGATCTGTGGACTGGTCTTTGGTGTGGTACTCTTCGCGCTGggcatcctcctcatcctca GCCGAAAATGTCGCTGCTGTCCCAATCAGGAGAAGAAGCCCAA GGCCCCTGGAGACGAAGAGGCGACGGCAGAGACCCTTATCGTGTCCAAAG CTAaggagccagagccagagccagagcctgAAGCTAAGGCTGAGAACTGA
- the LOC115205967 gene encoding FXYD domain-containing ion transport regulator 6 isoform X1: METVLFFLFSLLVYVADGEKEKKEVDPFVYDYHSLRICGLVFGVVLFALGILLILSKSSYFSRKCRCCPNQEKKPKAPGDEEATAETLIVSKAKEPEPEPEPEAKAEN; this comes from the exons ATGGAAACTGTTCTGTTCTTCCTCTTTTCACTCCTGGTGTATGTGGCTG ATGGTGAAAAGGAGAAGAAAGAGGTGGACCCATTTGTCTATG actatcATAGCCTGCGGATCTGTGGACTGGTCTTTGGTGTGGTACTCTTCGCGCTGggcatcctcctcatcctcagtAAGTCTTCATACTTCA GCCGAAAATGTCGCTGCTGTCCCAATCAGGAGAAGAAGCCCAA GGCCCCTGGAGACGAAGAGGCGACGGCAGAGACCCTTATCGTGTCCAAAG CTAaggagccagagccagagccagagcctgAAGCTAAGGCTGAGAACTGA